A single genomic interval of Saccharospirillum mangrovi harbors:
- a CDS encoding DUF1850 domain-containing protein: MNRNRWSQSAGVVLGAALLLAQVPAAAPDSAGTLVVRTSDGGQLTSLALPADGHWCLLWHHSVQGFQVEDCYRVADGQLLLNSSHTPDFAAGLGHTPGRGRLLSDTEHGYRIVDIDAPVPANHFLLRVGSRRVDHRIQVGARVVSLSQLAAGERVEIQLIPPTDGAPSP; encoded by the coding sequence GTGAACCGCAACCGCTGGTCCCAATCGGCCGGAGTCGTGTTGGGCGCGGCGCTGCTGCTGGCACAGGTGCCGGCCGCAGCGCCAGATTCAGCCGGCACACTGGTGGTCCGCACTTCAGATGGCGGCCAACTGACCAGCCTGGCGCTGCCCGCTGACGGCCATTGGTGCCTGCTGTGGCATCACTCGGTGCAAGGCTTCCAGGTGGAAGACTGCTATCGGGTGGCCGACGGCCAGTTGCTGTTGAACAGCAGCCACACACCGGATTTCGCCGCTGGCCTGGGCCATACACCGGGTCGTGGCCGCTTGCTGTCTGACACCGAACACGGCTACCGCATCGTCGATATCGACGCGCCGGTGCCAGCCAATCATTTTCTGTTACGCGTCGGCAGTCGGCGCGTCGATCATCGCATTCAGGTGGGAGCGCGCGTCGTTAGCCTCAGCCAATTGGCGGCCGGCGAACGCGTCGAAATTCAACTGATCCCGCCCACTGACGGAGCTCCATCTCCATGA
- a CDS encoding TAXI family TRAP transporter solute-binding subunit, whose protein sequence is MKTLLPALGTALLLGWSAVQAEDLSIATGGTGGTYYPLGGGLAELISKHLDGATAVAEVTGASVENMGLIHREDSDLAIALADTVLQAYEGGDRFSGRKLDVAALASLYPNAVQIVTLADSGIESLADLVGKRVSVGAPGSGTEVNAQSILESNGISYDDFTVQRLNFNETADALRDGDIDAGFWSVGPPTSSILSLASSHNIRLLPLSDAEIRKAIAVEPVFAPYQLRAGLYEGMDSPVQTVGIPNVLVVNTAMSDELAYQITKLLFERVEDLRAIHPAADDTTVEFSLTSTPIPMHPGALRYYQEIGADIPDRLRP, encoded by the coding sequence ATGAAAACCCTACTCCCTGCGCTGGGCACTGCCCTGCTCCTGGGCTGGTCCGCCGTTCAGGCTGAAGACCTGTCCATCGCCACTGGCGGCACCGGCGGCACTTACTACCCACTCGGCGGCGGTCTGGCCGAATTGATCAGCAAACACCTGGATGGCGCTACTGCGGTGGCTGAAGTTACCGGGGCGTCGGTGGAAAACATGGGCCTGATCCATCGTGAGGATTCCGACCTCGCCATCGCTCTGGCCGACACCGTACTGCAAGCCTACGAAGGCGGTGACCGCTTCTCTGGCCGCAAACTTGATGTCGCTGCACTGGCGTCGCTCTACCCCAATGCGGTGCAGATCGTCACGCTCGCCGATTCGGGCATCGAATCGCTGGCCGATCTGGTCGGTAAGCGTGTTTCAGTGGGTGCGCCCGGCAGTGGCACCGAAGTCAACGCCCAGTCGATTCTGGAAAGCAACGGCATCAGCTACGACGACTTCACCGTCCAGCGACTGAACTTCAACGAAACCGCCGATGCGCTGCGCGATGGCGACATTGACGCCGGTTTCTGGAGCGTTGGCCCACCGACCAGTTCCATTCTCAGCCTGGCCAGCTCGCACAACATTCGTCTGCTGCCGCTGAGCGACGCAGAAATCCGCAAGGCCATCGCCGTTGAACCGGTGTTCGCGCCCTACCAGTTGCGCGCTGGCCTGTACGAAGGCATGGACAGCCCGGTTCAGACCGTGGGCATTCCCAACGTTCTGGTGGTGAACACCGCCATGTCCGATGAACTGGCTTATCAGATCACCAAGCTGCTGTTCGAACGGGTTGAGGATTTGCGCGCCATTCACCCGGCTGCCGACGACACCACCGTCGAGTTCTCGCTGACGTCCACACCGATTCCAATGCACCCCGGTGCGCTGCGCTACTACCAGGAAATCGGCGCCGACATTCCTGACCGGCTGCGCCCTTAA
- the rpoD gene encoding RNA polymerase sigma factor RpoD: MAEKSQQQSRLKELIARGKEQGYLTYAEVNDHLPEEINSPDQVEDIIAMINDIGINVYESAPDAEQLLMNDESNTDDDDATEEAAAALAAVETDTGRTTDPVRMYMREMGTVELLTREGEIVIAKRIEEGTREVMQAMAFFPGVIEDILATYEKSQTEEGGRLSDFLTSFQDPDDSDPEPAADSPDAIAPPEIKDDSRDDDDDDDDSDSDDSDSDNEGGPDPELARERFTLLAEQLAETNKLITKHGRYSQEAIDAMNAMGMTFSCFKLAPRQFDESLDKIKDIVDTIRVQERKLLQLCVRQLKMPRKEFVNSFVGNETDEQWLNNLLEDSRFAEEAFKYEVELRRAQRKLRNVQKQSGITLAEIKDIHRRISIGEARARRAKKEMVEANLRLVISIAKKYTNRGLQFLDLIQEGNIGLMKAVDKFEYRRGYKFSTYATWWIRQAITRSIADQARTIRIPVHMIETINKLNRISRQMLQEMGREPTPDELAERMEMPEDKIRKVLKISKEPISLETPIGDDEDSSLGDFIEDNTMEMPIDSATVTGLREATREVLAGLTAREAKVLRMRFGIDMNTDHTLEEVGKQFDVTRERIRQIEAKALRKLRHPTRSDHLRSFLDE; encoded by the coding sequence ATGGCTGAAAAATCTCAGCAACAGTCACGCCTCAAAGAACTCATTGCCCGCGGCAAGGAACAGGGTTACCTGACCTACGCCGAGGTGAATGACCACCTGCCCGAGGAAATCAATTCCCCGGATCAGGTTGAAGACATCATTGCCATGATCAATGACATCGGCATCAACGTGTACGAATCGGCGCCCGACGCCGAGCAGTTGTTGATGAACGATGAAAGCAACACCGACGACGATGACGCCACCGAAGAAGCCGCCGCCGCTTTGGCTGCGGTGGAAACCGACACTGGCCGCACCACCGACCCGGTGCGCATGTACATGCGCGAAATGGGTACTGTCGAGTTGCTGACTCGCGAAGGCGAAATCGTTATCGCCAAGCGCATTGAAGAAGGCACGCGTGAAGTCATGCAGGCCATGGCGTTCTTCCCGGGCGTCATTGAAGACATTCTCGCGACCTACGAAAAGAGCCAGACCGAAGAAGGTGGCCGGCTGTCCGACTTCCTGACCTCGTTCCAGGACCCGGACGATTCCGACCCGGAACCGGCGGCCGATTCACCCGACGCCATCGCACCGCCGGAGATCAAAGACGACAGTCGCGATGACGACGACGATGATGACGACAGCGATAGCGACGACAGCGACAGCGATAACGAAGGCGGTCCCGATCCGGAACTGGCACGTGAACGCTTCACGCTGTTGGCCGAACAGCTCGCCGAAACCAACAAGCTGATTACAAAGCACGGTCGTTACAGCCAGGAAGCGATCGACGCCATGAACGCCATGGGCATGACCTTCTCCTGCTTCAAACTGGCCCCGCGTCAGTTCGATGAATCGCTGGACAAGATCAAAGACATCGTCGACACCATTCGCGTTCAGGAACGCAAGCTGCTGCAACTGTGCGTACGCCAGTTGAAGATGCCGCGCAAAGAGTTCGTGAACAGCTTTGTAGGCAACGAAACCGACGAACAGTGGCTCAACAACCTGCTCGAAGACAGCCGTTTCGCTGAAGAAGCCTTCAAGTACGAAGTCGAACTGCGTCGTGCTCAGCGCAAACTGCGCAATGTGCAGAAGCAGAGCGGCATCACGCTGGCTGAAATCAAGGACATCCACCGTCGCATTTCCATTGGCGAAGCGCGTGCGCGCCGCGCCAAGAAAGAAATGGTGGAAGCCAACCTGCGTCTGGTGATCTCCATCGCCAAGAAGTACACCAACCGTGGCTTGCAGTTCCTCGACCTGATTCAGGAAGGCAACATCGGCCTGATGAAGGCGGTCGACAAGTTCGAATACCGTCGCGGCTACAAGTTCTCGACCTACGCCACCTGGTGGATTCGCCAGGCCATCACCCGCTCCATTGCGGACCAGGCGCGCACCATTCGTATTCCGGTGCACATGATCGAGACGATCAACAAGCTGAACCGCATTTCCCGCCAGATGTTGCAGGAAATGGGTCGCGAGCCAACGCCGGACGAACTGGCTGAACGCATGGAAATGCCGGAAGACAAGATCCGCAAGGTGCTGAAAATTTCCAAGGAACCGATTTCCCTGGAAACGCCGATTGGCGACGACGAAGACAGCTCACTGGGCGACTTCATCGAAGACAACACCATGGAAATGCCGATCGACTCCGCCACCGTCACCGGCCTGCGCGAAGCCACGCGTGAAGTGCTGGCCGGTCTGACCGCACGCGAAGCCAAGGTGCTGCGGATGCGTTTCGGCATCGACATGAACACCGACCACACGCTGGAAGAAGTCGGCAAGCAGTTTGACGTGACCCGTGAACGGATCCGTCAGATCGAAGCCAAGGCGCTGCGCAAGCTGCGTCATCCGACACGCAGCGATCACCTGCGCTCCTTCCTCGACGAGTAA